The following coding sequences are from one Ornithodoros turicata isolate Travis chromosome 1, ASM3712646v1, whole genome shotgun sequence window:
- the LOC135378988 gene encoding oocyte zinc finger protein XlCOF15-like, whose protein sequence is MSLYGVGITRVSNLVQASARTCSRATQTPSYRCNKGSNTRMSKRSRTRAVRHRLRDACTNTIFSMAKWNGNQKPFVCQLCLRSFSTRSLLTSHLECVHDGEGKYVCAVCEKEFVYKDSLERHEQLHSNDSRYTCQRCGRTFRDHTNLCAHVLVDGGDRPYACTRCGSTFSALTSLKQHTVSVHTKDFEFPCHLCGEGFSFPRALKRHLQRKHAGAVCKE, encoded by the exons ATGTCACTGTATGGCGTGGGCATCACCAGAGTGTCCAACTTGGTCCAGGCATCGGCACGGACGTGCTCCAGGGCCACACAGACACCAAGCTATCGCT GTAACAAGGGCAGCAACACTCGCATgagcaagcgcagcaggactcgcGCAGTGCGTCACAGGCTGCGCGACGCCTGCACCAACACCATCTTCTCCATGGCCAAGTGGAACGGGAACCAGAAACCCTTTGTCTGCCAACTGTGCCTCAGGTCGTTCTCAACCAGGTCCCTACTGACCAGCCACTTGGAGTGCGTGCACGACGGAGAGGGAAAGTACGTCTGTGCCGTGTGCGAGAAGGAGTTTGTCTACAAGGACAGCCTGGAGCGCCACGAGCAGTTGCATTCCAACGACAGCCGATATACGTGCCAACGGTGCGGCCGGACCTTCAGGGACCACACTAACCTGTGTGCGCACGTTCTGGTCGACGGCGGGGACAGGCCGTACGCGTGTACCCGCTGCGGAAGCACCTTCTCGGCGCTCACCTCTCTGAAGCAGCACACGGTGTCCGTCCACACCAAGGACTTTGAGTTCCCGTGTCACCTGTGCGGAGAGGGCTTTTCGTTTCCGCGCGCGCTTAAGAGGCATCTGCAGAGAAAGCATGCGGGTGCCGTGTGCAAGGAGTGA
- the LOC135378990 gene encoding zinc finger protein OZF-like isoform X4: MRPVQTSAVSNNGRTSRTLRIDEARESTGLLHVKDQHTSICDQRSSGCTSSKAQLKINTMTVEPQLDNALLDTTKGRPSERLSEKSKPCAPPYALKDSLKQHMFAQCHSESEMCPITSPPDDQMGEEGLTYNICPPGFSQSGSDESHTSKRTDEKSRMSAHTRTHVGEKLHKGGLCAVKISQIAHLQLHKRAHMGKKPYKCDACLVEFSRRDHLQQHKRTHTGEKPYKCNVCSAEFSQSGTLQDHKRMHTGEKPYKCDACLVAFSRRDHLQQHKRTHTGEKPYKCDVCSAEFSQRGNLLQHKRIHTGEKPYKCDVCSAEFSQSGTLQDHKRTHTGEKPYKCDVCPAEFSQRGNLLQHKRIHTGEKPYKCDVCPAKFGHRGHLQKHKRTHTGEKPYKCNVCPAEFSQNGHLQCHTRTHTGEKPYKCDVCSAEFIRSGSLQDHKRTHTGEKPCKCDVCPAEFSHRGNLLQHKRIHTGEKPYKCDVCPAKFSHRGHLLQHKRIHTGEKPYKCDACPAKFSHKGHLQRHKRTHTSERPYKYDVGSAEFSQSGTLQDHKCKHTG, translated from the coding sequence AAGCAAGAGAAAGCACTGGTTTGCTCCACGTAAAAGACCAGCACACAAGCATCTGTGATCAACGCTCCTCAGGATGCACTTCTTCAAAGGCACAGTTGAAAATCAACACAATGACCGTTGAGCCACAGCTCGACAACGCTCTTCTAGACACTACGAAGGGTCGGCCCTCAGAGCGACTTTCAGAAAAGAGCAAGCCATGTGCACCTCCATACGCATTGAAAGACAGCCTGAAACAGCACATGTTTGCACAGTGTCACAGTGAGTCAGAAATGTGTCCCATTACTTCTCCACCGGATGATCAAATGGGAGAGGAGGGTCTTACGTACAACATCTGTCCCCCTGGATTCTCACAGTCTGGGAGTGACGAGAGCCACACGTCAAAGCGTACTGATGAGAAGTCACGCATGTCTGCTCACACGCGAACACATGTGGGCGAGAAGCTGCACAAGGGGGGCCTCTGCGCTGTGAAGATCAGCCAGATTGCACACCTGCAGCTTCACAAGCGAGCACACATGGgcaagaagccatacaagtgtgatgccTGCCTCGTAGAGTTCAGCCGGCGAGAtcacctacagcagcacaagcgaacacacacgggcgagaagccatacaagtgcaatgtctgctccgcggagttcagccagagtggGACTCTACAGGATCACAAACGCATGCACACTGGcgaaaagccatacaagtgtgatgccTGCCTCGTAGCGTTCAGCCGGCGAGAtcacctacagcagcacaagcgaacacacacgggcgagaagccatacaagtgcgatgtctgctctgcggagttcagtcagaGAGGGAACCTACTGCAACACAAGAGgatacacacgggcgagaagccatacaagtgcgatgtctgctcagcggagttcagccagagtggGACTCTACAGGATCACAAACGCACGCACACTGGcgaaaagccatacaagtgcgatgtctgccctgcggagttcagtcagaGAGGGAACCTACTGCAACACAAGAGgatacacacgggcgagaagccatacaagtgcgatgtctgccctgcaaaGTTCGGTCATAGAGGGCACCTACAaaagcacaagcggacacacacgggcgagaagccatacaagtgcaatgtctgccctgcggagttcagtcagaATGGTCACCTACAGTGTCACACgcgaacacacacgggcgagaagccatacaaatgtGATGTCTGCTCTGCGGAGTTCATCCGGAGTGGGAGTCTACAGGATCACAAACGCACACACACTGGCGAAAAGCCAtgcaagtgcgatgtctgccctgcagagttcagtcaCAGAGGGAACCTACTGCAGCACAAGAGgatacacacgggcgagaagccatacaagtgtgatgtctgccctgcgaaGTTCAGTCATAGAGGGCATCTACTGCAGCACAAGAGgatacacacgggtgagaagccatacaagtgcgatgcctgCCCTGCGAAGTTCAGTCATAAAGGGCATCTACAAAGGCACAAGCGTACACACACGAGTGAGAGGCCATACAAGTACGATGTTGGctctgcggagttcagccagagtggGACTCTACAGGATCACAAATGCAAGCACACTGGTTAA